In Tursiops truncatus isolate mTurTru1 chromosome X, mTurTru1.mat.Y, whole genome shotgun sequence, the following proteins share a genomic window:
- the HCFC1 gene encoding host cell factor 1 isoform X3 — MASAVSPANSPAVLLQPRWKRVVGWSGPVPRPRHGHRAVAIKELIVVFGGGNEGIVDELHVYNTATNQWFIPAVRGDIPPGCAAYGFVCDGTRLLVFGGMVEYGKYSNDLYELQASRWEWKRLKAKTPKNGPPPCPRLGHSFSLVGNKCYLFGGLANDSEDPKNNIPRYLNDLYILELRPGSGVVAWDIPITYGVLPPPRESHTAVVYTEKDNKKSKLVIYGGMSGCRLGDLWTLDIETLTWNKPSLSGVAPLPRSLHSATTIGNKMYVFGGWVPLVMDDVKVATHEKEWKCTNTLACLNLDTMAWETILMDTLEDNIPRARAGHCAVAINTRLYIWSGRDGYRKAWNNQVCCKDLWYLETEKPPPPARVQLVRANTNSLEVSWGAVATADSYLLQLQKYDIPATAATATSPTPNPVPSVPANPPKSPAPAAAAPAVQPLTQVGITLLPQAAATTPTTTTIQVLPTVPGSSISVPAAARTQGVPAVLKVTGPQATTGTPLVTMRPASQAGKAPVTVTSLPAGVRMVVPTQSAQGTVIGSNPQMSGMAALAAAAAATQKIPPSSAPTVLSVPAGTTIVKTVAVTPGTTTLPATVKVASSPVMVSNPATRMLKTAAAQVGTSVSSAANTSTRPIITVHKSGTVTVAQQAQVVTTVVGGVTKTITLVKSPISVPGGSALISNLGKVMSVVQTKPVQTSAVTGQASTGPVTQIIQTKGPLPAGTILKLVTSADGKPTTIITTTQASGAGTKPTILGISSVSPSTTKPGTTTIIKTIPMSAIITQAGATGRGLLQRAGVTSTPGIKSPITIITTKVMTSGTGAPAKIITAVPKIATGHGQQGVTQVVLKGAPGQPGTILRTVPMGGVRLVTPVTVSAVKPAVTTLVVKGTTGVTTLGTVTGTVSTSLAGAGGHSTSASLATPITTLGTIATLSSQVINPTAITVSAAQTTLTAAGGLTTPTITMQPVSQPTQVTLITAPSGVEAQPVHDLPVSILASPTTEQPTATVTIADSGQGDVQPGTVTLVCSNPPCETHETGTTNTATTTVVANLGGHPQPTQVQFVCDRQEAAASLVSSTVGQQNGSVVRVCSNPPCETHDTGTTNTATTATSNMAGQHGCSNPPCETHETGTTSTATTAMSGIGAGQRRDIRYTCVASTVPAVVRVGMAAGASEGAQGSVKPSCQTRQTGATSTTMTVMATGAPCSAGPLFRPSLALEAGGRGATLVQLGPLSTQVRPGGEGSPLAGLGPLVSVGRQPEAHHAHTTYTATTARSTVGAGEPSEVQGMPALGYESSPGAAVTVKALEALLCSSATVTQVCSNPPCETHETGTTPTPTTATSTGGAGQPEGGQQPPAGRPCETHQTASTGTTMSVSMGALLPDAAPSHRTLESGLEGAAPPAVTPQAGASLLAPFPTQRVCSNPPCETHETGTTHTATTVTSNMSSNQDPPPPASDQGEVESTQGDGVNIPGSSPITTTVSSTLTRAVTTVTQSTPVPGPSVPISSVTETTPGALTTEVPIPATITVTIANTETSDMPFSAVDILQPPEELQASPGPRQQLPPRQLLQPASAPLMGESAEVLSASQAPELQAAVDLSSTGDPSSGQEPASSAVVATVVVQPPPPTQSEVDQLSLPQELMAEAQAGTTTLMVTGLTPEELAVTAAAEAAAQAAATEEAQALAIQAVLQAAQQAVMAGTGEPMDTSEAAAAVTQAELSHLSAEGQEGQATTIPIVLTQQELAALVQQQQLQEAQAQQQQHHLPTEALAPADSLNDPTIESNCLNELAGAAPSTVALLPSTATESLAPSNTFVAPQPVVVASPAKLQAAATLTEVANGIESLGVKPDLPPPPSKAPVKKENQWFDVGVIKGTNVMVTHYFLPPDDAAPSDDDSGAVPDYNQLRKQELQPGTAYKFRVAGVNACGRGPFSEISAFKTCLPGFPGAPCAIKISKSPDGAHLTWEPPSVTSGKIIEYSVYLAIQSSQSGGESKSSTPAQLAFMRVYCGPSPSCLVQSSSLSNAHIDYTTKPAIIFRIAARNEKGYGPATQVRWLQETSKDSSGAKPASKRPMSSPEMKSAPKKSKADGQ; from the exons GTACCTGAATGACTTATACATCCTGGAACTGCGGCCAGGCTCTGGAGTGGTAGCCTGGGACATTCCCATCACTTACGGcgtccttcccccaccccgggAGTCCCACACTGCAGTGGTCTACACCGAGAAAGACAACAAGAAGTCCAAGCTGGTGATCTATGGAGGGATGAGTGGCTGCAGGCTGGGGGACCTCTGGACGCTGGATATTG AGACTCTGACGTGGAATAAGCCCAGCCTCAGCGGGGTGGCACCTCTTCCTCGAAGTCTCCACTCGGCTACGACCATAGGAAACAA AATGTACGTGTTTGGTGGCTGGGTGCCTCTCGTCATGGATGACGTCAAAGTGGCCACACACGAGAAGGAGTGGAAGTGTACCAACACACTGGCTTGTCTCAACCTGG ATACCATGGCCTGGGAGACCATCCTGATGGATACGCTGGAGGACAATATTCCCCGGGCCCGTGCCGGCCACTGTGCTGTAGCCATCAACACCCGCCTGTACATTTGGAGTGGGCGTGACGGCTACCGAAAGGCCTGGAACAACCAGGTCTGCTGCAAGGACCTCTGGTACCTGGAAACGG AAAAGCCACCGCCCCCGGCCCGGGTACAGCTGGTACGAGCCAACACCAACTCCCTGGAGGTGAGCTGGGGGGCTGTGGCAACAGCCGACAGTTATCTTCTGCAGCTCCAGAAATATGACATTCCTGCCACGGCTGCTACTGCCACCTCCCCTACACCCAATCCAGTCCCGTCTGTGCCTGCCAACCCTCCCAAGAGCCCTGCCCCAGCAGCAGCCGCGCCTGCTGTGCAGCCACTGACCCAAGTAGGCATCACGCTCCTGCCCCAGGCTGCCGCCACCAccccaaccaccaccaccatccaggTCCTGCCGACGGTGCCTGGTAGCTCGATCTCCGTGCCTGCCGCAGCCAGGACTCAAG GTGTCCCTGCTGTTCTCAAAGTGACCGGTCCTCAGGCTACAACAGGAACCCCATTGGTCACCATGCGACCTGCCAGCCAGGCTGGGAAAGCCCCCGTCACTGTGACCTCCCTTCCCGCAGGCGTGCGAATGGTCGTGCCTACGCAGAGCGCCCAGGGGACG GTCATCGGCAGCAACCCGCAGATGAGTGGCATGGCGGCGTTGGCAGCCGCGGCTGCCGCCACCCAGAAGATCCCTCCTTCCTCGGCACCCACGGTGCTGAGTGTCCCGGCCGGCACCACCATCGTCAAAACTGTGGCCGTGACACCTGgcaccaccaccctcccagccACTGTGAAGGTGGCCTCCTCGCCAGTCATG GTGAGCAACCCAGCCACTCGCATGCTGAAGACTGCAGCCGCCCAGGTGGGGACGTCTGTCTCCTCTGCCGCCAACACGTCCACCCGCCCCATCATCACAGTACACAAGTCGGGGACTGTGACAGTGGCCCAGCAAGCACAGGTGGTGACCACAGTGGTGGGTGGGGTCACCAAGACCATCACCCTGGTGAAGAGCCCCATCTCTGTCCCAGGAGGCAGTGCTCTG ATTTCCAATCTGGGCAAAGTGATGTCAGTGGTCCAGACCAAACCAGTTCAGACTTCTGCAGTCACAGGCCAGGCGTCTACAGGCCCGGTGACTCAGATCATCCAG ACCAAAGGGCCCCTGCCAGCTGGGACTATCCTGAAGCTGGTGACATCAGCAGATGGGAAgcccaccaccatcatcactaccACGCAGGCCAGCGGGGCAGGGACTAAGCCCACCATCCTGGGCATCAGCAGCGTGTCCCCCAGCACCACCAAGCCCGGCACGACCACTATCATCAAGACCATCCCCATGTCGGCCATCATCACGCAGGCGGGCGCCACGGGTAGGGGCCTCCTCCAGCGTGCTG GTGTGACCAGCACTCCCGGCATCAAGTCCCCCATCACCATTATCACCACCAAGGTTATGACTTCCGGAACTGGAGCCCCCGCCAAAATCATCACTGCTGTTCCCAAAATCGCCACTGGCCACGGGCAGCAAGGAGTGACCCAG GTGGTGCTGAAGGGAGCCCCCGGCCAGCCGGGCACCATTCTCCGCACCGTGCCCATGGGCGGCGTCCGCCTGGTCACCCCCGTTACCGTCTCCGCTGTCAAGCCGGCTGTCACCACGTTGGTCGTGAAGGGCACAACAG GCGTCACGACCCTAGGCACCGTGACAGGCACCGTGTCCACCAGCCTCGCCGGGGCCGGGGGCCACAGCACCAGTGCCTCCCTGGCCACACCCATCACCACCTTGGGCACCATCGCCACCCTCTCGAGCCAAGTGATCAACCCCACTGCCATTACCGTGTCGGCGGCACAGACCACGCTGACGGCGGCCGGTGGGCTCACCACCCCCACCATCACCATGCAG CCTGTCTCCCAGCCTACCCAGGTGACTCTGATCACAGCGCCCAGCGGGGTCGAGGCCCAGCCTGTGCACGACCTCCCCGTGTCCATTCTGGCCTCGCCTACTACAGAACAGCCCACGGCCACGGTCACCATCGCTGACTCAGGCCAGGGTGACGTGCAGCCCGGCACTGTGACACTGGTGTGCTCCAACCCGCCCTGCGAGACCCACGAGACGGGCACCACCAACACAGCCACCACCACCGTCGTGGCTAATCTCGGGGGACACCCGCAGCCCACCCAGGTGCAGTTTGTCTGCGACAGACAAGAGGCAGCTGCTTCTCTCGTGAGCTCCACAGTGGGCCAGCAGAACGGCAGTGTGGTTCGCGTCTGTTCCAACCCGCCGTGCGAGACCCACGACACGGGCACCACCAACACGGCCACCACTGCCACCTCCAACATGGCTGGGCAGCACGGCTGCTCCAACCCGCCGTGTGAGACCCACGAGACGGGCACCACCAGCACGGCCACCACCGCCATGTCGGGCATCGGAGCCGGGCAGCGGCGAGACATCCGGTACACCTGTGTGGCAAGCACCGTGCCCGCCGTGGTCCGGGTCGGCATGGCTGCCGGGGCGTCAGAGGGAGCCCAGGGCTCTGTCAAGCCCTCGTGCCAAACCCGCCAGACCGGCGCGACCAGCACCACCATGACTGTGATGGCCACCGGGGCCCCATGCTCAGCTGGCCCGCTCTTCAGACCAAGCCTGGCCCTGGAGGCTGGTGGCCGTGGCGCCACGCTCGTGCAGTTGGGCCCTCTGAGCACCCAGGTCAGGCCTGGTGGTGAGGGTAGCCCCCTAGCTGGCCTGGGCCCGCTGGTATCTGTGGGGCGCCAGCCGGAGGCGCATCACGCCCACACGACGTACACCGCCACCACGGCCCGCTCTACCGTGGGTGCCGGGGAACCCAGTGAGGTGCAGGGGATGCCCGCGCTTGGGTACGAGAGCTCGCCTGGCGCCGCTGTGACTGTGAAGGCCCTGGAGGCACTGCTGTGCTCCTCGGCCACCGTGACGCAGGTCTGCTCCAACCCCCCGTGCGAGACCCACGAGACAGGCACCACCCCTACGCCCACCACCGCCACGTCCACCGGGGGTGCGGGCCAGCCAGAGGGTGGGCAGCAGCCCCCGGCTGGCCGCCCCTGTGAGACGCACCAGACGGCTTCCACCGGTACCACCATGTCAGTCAGCATGGGCGCCCTGCTCCCTGACGCCGCGCCCTCCCACAGAACCCTGGAGTCCGGCTTGGAGGGGGCGGCACCGCCCGCAGTTACCCCCCAGGCTGGAGCTTCATTGCTGGCTCCTTTCCCGACGCAGAGGGTGTGCTCCAACCCACCCTGTGAGACCCACGAGACAGGCACCACGCACACGGCCACCACCGTCACCTCCAACATGAGTTCCAACCAAG ACCCCCCGCCGCCTGCCAGCGACCAGGGAGAGGTGGAGAGCACCCAGGGCGACGGCGTGAACATCCCTGGTTCCAGTCCTATCACGACAACGGTGTCCTCCACGCTGACACGGGCCGTGACCACTGTGACACAGTCCACACCGGTCCCGGGCCCTTCGGTGCCG ATCTCATCAGTGACCGAGACTACCCCAGGGGCTCTGACCACCGAAGTCCCCATCCCGGCCACGATAACAGTGACCATAGCCAACACAGAAACTTCTGACATGCCCTTCTCTGCTGTTGACATCCTGCAGCCCCCAGAGGAGCTCCAGGCCTCTCCAGGGCCTCGCCAGCAGCTTCCGCCGCGGCAGCTCCTGCAGCCTGCCTCCGCACCCCTGATGGGGGAGTCCGCCGAGGTCCTGTCAGCCTCCCAGGCCCCCGAGCTCCAGGCCGCCGTGGATCTGAGCAGTACGGGGGACCCGTCTTCAGGCCAGGAGCCTGCCAGCTCAGCCGTGGTAGCCACTGTGGTGGTCCAGCCGCCACCGCCCACGCAGTCCGAAGTAGACCAGTTGTCACTTCCCCAAGAGCTGATGGCCGAGGCCCAGGCGGGCACTACCACCCTCATGGTAACGGGGCTCACCCCCGAGGAGCTGGCGGTGACTGCTGCCGCTGAAGCGGCCGCCCAGGCCGCGGCCACAGAGGAAGCCCAGGCCCTGGCCATCCAGGCCGTGCTCCAGGCCGCGCAGCAGGCCGTCATGG CAGGCACCGGGGAGCCCATGGACACGTCGGAGGCGGCGGCCGCTGTGACGCAGGCGGAGCTGAGCCACCTGTCGGCCGAGGGCCAGGAGGGCCAGGCTACCACCATCCCCATCGTGCTGACGCAGCAGGAGCTGGCCGCCCTggtgcagcagcagcagctccaggaggcgcaggcccagcagcagcagcaccaccTCCCCACGGAGGCGCTGGCCCCTGCCGACAGCCTCAACGACCCGACCATCGAGAGCAACTGCCTCAACGAGCTGGCCGGGGCTGCGCCCAGCACCGTGGCACTGCTGCCCTCCACAGCCACTGAGA GCCTGGCTCCGTCCAACACGTTTGTGGCCCCCCAGCCAGTCGTGGTCGCCAGTCCCGCGAAGCTGCAGGCCGCGGCTACCCTGACGGAAGTGGCCAATGGCATCGAGTCCCTGGGCGTA AAGCCAGACCTGCCACCCCCGCCCAGCAAAGCCCCCGTGAAGAAAGAGAACCAGTGGTTTGATGTGGGGGTCATTAAAGGCACCAACGTGATGGTGACACACTATTTCCTGCCACCTGATGACGCTGCTCCGTCGGAC GACGACTCGGGCGCGGTGCCGGACTATAACCAGCTGCGCAAGCAGGAGCTGCAGCCTGGCACCGCCTATAAGTTCCGCGTTGCCGGGGTCAACGCCTGTGGCCGGGGGCCCTTCAGCGAGATCTCAGCCTTTAAGACGTGTCTGCCTGGCTTCCCGGGGGCCCCCTGTGCCATTAAAATCAGCAAA AGTCCAGATGGCGCTCACCTCACCTGGGAGCCGCCCTCTGTGACCTCTGGGAAGATCATCGAGTACTCGGTGTACCTGGCCATCCAGAGCTCGCAGTCTGGGGGCGAGTCCAAGAGCTCCACCCCGGCGCAGCTGGCCTTCATGCGGGTGTACtgtgggcccagcccctcctgcctcgTGCAGTCCTCCAGCCTCTCCAACGCCCACATCGACTACACCACCAAGCCCGCCATCATCTTCCGCATCGCTGCCCGCAACGAGAAGGGCTACGGCCCAGCCACGCAAGTCAGGTGGTTGCAAG AAACCAGTAAGGACAGCTCTGGCGCCAAGCCGGCCAGCAAGCGGCCCATGTCCTCTCCAGAAAT
- the HCFC1 gene encoding host cell factor 1 isoform X8 — translation MAWETILMDTLEDNIPRARAGHCAVAINTRLYIWSGRDGYRKAWNNQVCCKDLWYLETEKPPPPARVQLVRANTNSLEVSWGAVATADSYLLQLQKYDIPATAATATSPTPNPVPSVPANPPKSPAPAAAAPAVQPLTQVGITLLPQAAATTPTTTTIQVLPTVPGSSISVPAAARTQGVPAVLKVTGPQATTGTPLVTMRPASQAGKAPVTVTSLPAGVRMVVPTQSAQGTVIGSNPQMSGMAALAAAAAATQKIPPSSAPTVLSVPAGTTIVKTVAVTPGTTTLPATVKVASSPVMVSNPATRMLKTAAAQVGTSVSSAANTSTRPIITVHKSGTVTVAQQAQVVTTVVGGVTKTITLVKSPISVPGGSALISNLGKVMSVVQTKPVQTSAVTGQASTGPVTQIIQTKGPLPAGTILKLVTSADGKPTTIITTTQASGAGTKPTILGISSVSPSTTKPGTTTIIKTIPMSAIITQAGATGRGLLQRAGVTSTPGIKSPITIITTKVMTSGTGAPAKIITAVPKIATGHGQQGVTQVVLKGAPGQPGTILRTVPMGGVRLVTPVTVSAVKPAVTTLVVKGTTGVTTLGTVTGTVSTSLAGAGGHSTSASLATPITTLGTIATLSSQVINPTAITVSAAQTTLTAAGGLTTPTITMQPVSQPTQVTLITAPSGVEAQPVHDLPVSILASPTTEQPTATVTIADSGQGDVQPGTVTLVCSNPPCETHETGTTNTATTTVVANLGGHPQPTQVQFVCDRQEAAASLVSSTVGQQNGSVVRVCSNPPCETHDTGTTNTATTATSNMAGQHGCSNPPCETHETGTTSTATTAMSGIGAGQRRDIRYTCVASTVPAVVRVGMAAGASEGAQGSVKPSCQTRQTGATSTTMTVMATGAPCSAGPLFRPSLALEAGGRGATLVQLGPLSTQVRPGGEGSPLAGLGPLVSVGRQPEAHHAHTTYTATTARSTVGAGEPSEVQGMPALGYESSPGAAVTVKALEALLCSSATVTQVCSNPPCETHETGTTPTPTTATSTGGAGQPEGGQQPPAGRPCETHQTASTGTTMSVSMGALLPDAAPSHRTLESGLEGAAPPAVTPQAGASLLAPFPTQRVCSNPPCETHETGTTHTATTVTSNMSSNQDPPPPASDQGEVESTQGDGVNIPGSSPITTTVSSTLTRAVTTVTQSTPVPGPSVPKISSVTETTPGALTTEVPIPATITVTIANTETSDMPFSAVDILQPPEELQASPGPRQQLPPRQLLQPASAPLMGESAEVLSASQAPELQAAVDLSSTGDPSSGQEPASSAVVATVVVQPPPPTQSEVDQLSLPQELMAEAQAGTTTLMVTGLTPEELAVTAAAEAAAQAAATEEAQALAIQAVLQAAQQAVMAGTGEPMDTSEAAAAVTQAELSHLSAEGQEGQATTIPIVLTQQELAALVQQQQLQEAQAQQQQHHLPTEALAPADSLNDPTIESNCLNELAGAAPSTVALLPSTATESLAPSNTFVAPQPVVVASPAKLQAAATLTEVANGIESLGVKPDLPPPPSKAPVKKENQWFDVGVIKGTNVMVTHYFLPPDDAAPSDDDSGAVPDYNQLRKQELQPGTAYKFRVAGVNACGRGPFSEISAFKTCLPGFPGAPCAIKISKSPDGAHLTWEPPSVTSGKIIEYSVYLAIQSSQSGGESKSSTPAQLAFMRVYCGPSPSCLVQSSSLSNAHIDYTTKPAIIFRIAARNEKGYGPATQVRWLQETSKDSSGAKPASKRPMSSPEMKSAPKKSKADGQ, via the exons ATGGCCTGGGAGACCATCCTGATGGATACGCTGGAGGACAATATTCCCCGGGCCCGTGCCGGCCACTGTGCTGTAGCCATCAACACCCGCCTGTACATTTGGAGTGGGCGTGACGGCTACCGAAAGGCCTGGAACAACCAGGTCTGCTGCAAGGACCTCTGGTACCTGGAAACGG AAAAGCCACCGCCCCCGGCCCGGGTACAGCTGGTACGAGCCAACACCAACTCCCTGGAGGTGAGCTGGGGGGCTGTGGCAACAGCCGACAGTTATCTTCTGCAGCTCCAGAAATATGACATTCCTGCCACGGCTGCTACTGCCACCTCCCCTACACCCAATCCAGTCCCGTCTGTGCCTGCCAACCCTCCCAAGAGCCCTGCCCCAGCAGCAGCCGCGCCTGCTGTGCAGCCACTGACCCAAGTAGGCATCACGCTCCTGCCCCAGGCTGCCGCCACCAccccaaccaccaccaccatccaggTCCTGCCGACGGTGCCTGGTAGCTCGATCTCCGTGCCTGCCGCAGCCAGGACTCAAG GTGTCCCTGCTGTTCTCAAAGTGACCGGTCCTCAGGCTACAACAGGAACCCCATTGGTCACCATGCGACCTGCCAGCCAGGCTGGGAAAGCCCCCGTCACTGTGACCTCCCTTCCCGCAGGCGTGCGAATGGTCGTGCCTACGCAGAGCGCCCAGGGGACG GTCATCGGCAGCAACCCGCAGATGAGTGGCATGGCGGCGTTGGCAGCCGCGGCTGCCGCCACCCAGAAGATCCCTCCTTCCTCGGCACCCACGGTGCTGAGTGTCCCGGCCGGCACCACCATCGTCAAAACTGTGGCCGTGACACCTGgcaccaccaccctcccagccACTGTGAAGGTGGCCTCCTCGCCAGTCATG GTGAGCAACCCAGCCACTCGCATGCTGAAGACTGCAGCCGCCCAGGTGGGGACGTCTGTCTCCTCTGCCGCCAACACGTCCACCCGCCCCATCATCACAGTACACAAGTCGGGGACTGTGACAGTGGCCCAGCAAGCACAGGTGGTGACCACAGTGGTGGGTGGGGTCACCAAGACCATCACCCTGGTGAAGAGCCCCATCTCTGTCCCAGGAGGCAGTGCTCTG ATTTCCAATCTGGGCAAAGTGATGTCAGTGGTCCAGACCAAACCAGTTCAGACTTCTGCAGTCACAGGCCAGGCGTCTACAGGCCCGGTGACTCAGATCATCCAG ACCAAAGGGCCCCTGCCAGCTGGGACTATCCTGAAGCTGGTGACATCAGCAGATGGGAAgcccaccaccatcatcactaccACGCAGGCCAGCGGGGCAGGGACTAAGCCCACCATCCTGGGCATCAGCAGCGTGTCCCCCAGCACCACCAAGCCCGGCACGACCACTATCATCAAGACCATCCCCATGTCGGCCATCATCACGCAGGCGGGCGCCACGGGTAGGGGCCTCCTCCAGCGTGCTG GTGTGACCAGCACTCCCGGCATCAAGTCCCCCATCACCATTATCACCACCAAGGTTATGACTTCCGGAACTGGAGCCCCCGCCAAAATCATCACTGCTGTTCCCAAAATCGCCACTGGCCACGGGCAGCAAGGAGTGACCCAG GTGGTGCTGAAGGGAGCCCCCGGCCAGCCGGGCACCATTCTCCGCACCGTGCCCATGGGCGGCGTCCGCCTGGTCACCCCCGTTACCGTCTCCGCTGTCAAGCCGGCTGTCACCACGTTGGTCGTGAAGGGCACAACAG GCGTCACGACCCTAGGCACCGTGACAGGCACCGTGTCCACCAGCCTCGCCGGGGCCGGGGGCCACAGCACCAGTGCCTCCCTGGCCACACCCATCACCACCTTGGGCACCATCGCCACCCTCTCGAGCCAAGTGATCAACCCCACTGCCATTACCGTGTCGGCGGCACAGACCACGCTGACGGCGGCCGGTGGGCTCACCACCCCCACCATCACCATGCAG CCTGTCTCCCAGCCTACCCAGGTGACTCTGATCACAGCGCCCAGCGGGGTCGAGGCCCAGCCTGTGCACGACCTCCCCGTGTCCATTCTGGCCTCGCCTACTACAGAACAGCCCACGGCCACGGTCACCATCGCTGACTCAGGCCAGGGTGACGTGCAGCCCGGCACTGTGACACTGGTGTGCTCCAACCCGCCCTGCGAGACCCACGAGACGGGCACCACCAACACAGCCACCACCACCGTCGTGGCTAATCTCGGGGGACACCCGCAGCCCACCCAGGTGCAGTTTGTCTGCGACAGACAAGAGGCAGCTGCTTCTCTCGTGAGCTCCACAGTGGGCCAGCAGAACGGCAGTGTGGTTCGCGTCTGTTCCAACCCGCCGTGCGAGACCCACGACACGGGCACCACCAACACGGCCACCACTGCCACCTCCAACATGGCTGGGCAGCACGGCTGCTCCAACCCGCCGTGTGAGACCCACGAGACGGGCACCACCAGCACGGCCACCACCGCCATGTCGGGCATCGGAGCCGGGCAGCGGCGAGACATCCGGTACACCTGTGTGGCAAGCACCGTGCCCGCCGTGGTCCGGGTCGGCATGGCTGCCGGGGCGTCAGAGGGAGCCCAGGGCTCTGTCAAGCCCTCGTGCCAAACCCGCCAGACCGGCGCGACCAGCACCACCATGACTGTGATGGCCACCGGGGCCCCATGCTCAGCTGGCCCGCTCTTCAGACCAAGCCTGGCCCTGGAGGCTGGTGGCCGTGGCGCCACGCTCGTGCAGTTGGGCCCTCTGAGCACCCAGGTCAGGCCTGGTGGTGAGGGTAGCCCCCTAGCTGGCCTGGGCCCGCTGGTATCTGTGGGGCGCCAGCCGGAGGCGCATCACGCCCACACGACGTACACCGCCACCACGGCCCGCTCTACCGTGGGTGCCGGGGAACCCAGTGAGGTGCAGGGGATGCCCGCGCTTGGGTACGAGAGCTCGCCTGGCGCCGCTGTGACTGTGAAGGCCCTGGAGGCACTGCTGTGCTCCTCGGCCACCGTGACGCAGGTCTGCTCCAACCCCCCGTGCGAGACCCACGAGACAGGCACCACCCCTACGCCCACCACCGCCACGTCCACCGGGGGTGCGGGCCAGCCAGAGGGTGGGCAGCAGCCCCCGGCTGGCCGCCCCTGTGAGACGCACCAGACGGCTTCCACCGGTACCACCATGTCAGTCAGCATGGGCGCCCTGCTCCCTGACGCCGCGCCCTCCCACAGAACCCTGGAGTCCGGCTTGGAGGGGGCGGCACCGCCCGCAGTTACCCCCCAGGCTGGAGCTTCATTGCTGGCTCCTTTCCCGACGCAGAGGGTGTGCTCCAACCCACCCTGTGAGACCCACGAGACAGGCACCACGCACACGGCCACCACCGTCACCTCCAACATGAGTTCCAACCAAG ACCCCCCGCCGCCTGCCAGCGACCAGGGAGAGGTGGAGAGCACCCAGGGCGACGGCGTGAACATCCCTGGTTCCAGTCCTATCACGACAACGGTGTCCTCCACGCTGACACGGGCCGTGACCACTGTGACACAGTCCACACCGGTCCCGGGCCCTTCGGTGCCG AAGATCTCATCAGTGACCGAGACTACCCCAGGGGCTCTGACCACCGAAGTCCCCATCCCGGCCACGATAACAGTGACCATAGCCAACACAGAAACTTCTGACATGCCCTTCTCTGCTGTTGACATCCTGCAGCCCCCAGAGGAGCTCCAGGCCTCTCCAGGGCCTCGCCAGCAGCTTCCGCCGCGGCAGCTCCTGCAGCCTGCCTCCGCACCCCTGATGGGGGAGTCCGCCGAGGTCCTGTCAGCCTCCCAGGCCCCCGAGCTCCAGGCCGCCGTGGATCTGAGCAGTACGGGGGACCCGTCTTCAGGCCAGGAGCCTGCCAGCTCAGCCGTGGTAGCCACTGTGGTGGTCCAGCCGCCACCGCCCACGCAGTCCGAAGTAGACCAGTTGTCACTTCCCCAAGAGCTGATGGCCGAGGCCCAGGCGGGCACTACCACCCTCATGGTAACGGGGCTCACCCCCGAGGAGCTGGCGGTGACTGCTGCCGCTGAAGCGGCCGCCCAGGCCGCGGCCACAGAGGAAGCCCAGGCCCTGGCCATCCAGGCCGTGCTCCAGGCCGCGCAGCAGGCCGTCATGG CAGGCACCGGGGAGCCCATGGACACGTCGGAGGCGGCGGCCGCTGTGACGCAGGCGGAGCTGAGCCACCTGTCGGCCGAGGGCCAGGAGGGCCAGGCTACCACCATCCCCATCGTGCTGACGCAGCAGGAGCTGGCCGCCCTggtgcagcagcagcagctccaggaggcgcaggcccagcagcagcagcaccaccTCCCCACGGAGGCGCTGGCCCCTGCCGACAGCCTCAACGACCCGACCATCGAGAGCAACTGCCTCAACGAGCTGGCCGGGGCTGCGCCCAGCACCGTGGCACTGCTGCCCTCCACAGCCACTGAGA GCCTGGCTCCGTCCAACACGTTTGTGGCCCCCCAGCCAGTCGTGGTCGCCAGTCCCGCGAAGCTGCAGGCCGCGGCTACCCTGACGGAAGTGGCCAATGGCATCGAGTCCCTGGGCGTA AAGCCAGACCTGCCACCCCCGCCCAGCAAAGCCCCCGTGAAGAAAGAGAACCAGTGGTTTGATGTGGGGGTCATTAAAGGCACCAACGTGATGGTGACACACTATTTCCTGCCACCTGATGACGCTGCTCCGTCGGAC GACGACTCGGGCGCGGTGCCGGACTATAACCAGCTGCGCAAGCAGGAGCTGCAGCCTGGCACCGCCTATAAGTTCCGCGTTGCCGGGGTCAACGCCTGTGGCCGGGGGCCCTTCAGCGAGATCTCAGCCTTTAAGACGTGTCTGCCTGGCTTCCCGGGGGCCCCCTGTGCCATTAAAATCAGCAAA AGTCCAGATGGCGCTCACCTCACCTGGGAGCCGCCCTCTGTGACCTCTGGGAAGATCATCGAGTACTCGGTGTACCTGGCCATCCAGAGCTCGCAGTCTGGGGGCGAGTCCAAGAGCTCCACCCCGGCGCAGCTGGCCTTCATGCGGGTGTACtgtgggcccagcccctcctgcctcgTGCAGTCCTCCAGCCTCTCCAACGCCCACATCGACTACACCACCAAGCCCGCCATCATCTTCCGCATCGCTGCCCGCAACGAGAAGGGCTACGGCCCAGCCACGCAAGTCAGGTGGTTGCAAG AAACCAGTAAGGACAGCTCTGGCGCCAAGCCGGCCAGCAAGCGGCCCATGTCCTCTCCAGAAAT